GTTCGAACGGCACGCGGAATTCGTGTGACGTGAACCAGTGACAGAGACTGCGAGACGCAGTTTTCTGATTCGCGTCGCAGACGGTGTGCCGGGACCGTTCCGGGGCTGCGACGTCGCGCCCGGCACGCCACTCCCGCGGCGCGGAAGTGTGATGAAAAACGGCGCACGGCGATAGACGGGTTCCGCGCGATTCGGCACGGTCAGCGTCGGCAGATTCTGCCGAAACGGGTCGACCACGTCGTTACGGCCCGCGAACGAGGAACTACGTCAGCGCGGCGCCGAGCGAATCGAAGAGATCGACAGGATTCACGTCATACGACGGAACATCGCTCGCGGCGCTGTACAGCCACGCCACTCCCTGGTCGTATTGAAACGCGGGAAAGCACCGAATCTCCGTTTCCGGTTCATCGCGAAACAGCTCAGAAAACACGTCGATTCTGGCTTCGTCGCCAATGACGGCCACGCGAGCGACGCGGCTGACCTGTTCAAACGATGTCGCAATCGCGTCCCA
The Planctomycetaceae bacterium genome window above contains:
- a CDS encoding STAS/SEC14 domain-containing protein, yielding MITIRPVRHTNIVRINSDGAWSYTDLPPVLNELRALIDQHGQICVLETISKPGADYVALVWDAIATSFEQVSRVARVAVIGDEARIDVFSELFRDEPETEIRCFPAFQYDQGVAWLYSAASDVPSYDVNPVDLFDSLGAALT